One genomic segment of Vulgatibacter sp. includes these proteins:
- a CDS encoding response regulator transcription factor, whose protein sequence is MSTDDSSILVVDDDATFRERLVRAFAARGLQARGAGDAEEAVALALAESPELAVVDLRMPGRSGLELVKELRAIDEATQVLVLTGYGSIATAVEAMRLGACNYLPKPADADEILAAFAREPGTAAPAAEVASLARAEWEHINRVLADCGGNISQAARLLGLHRRSLQRKLAKYPVPR, encoded by the coding sequence ATGAGCACCGACGATAGCAGCATCCTCGTGGTGGACGACGACGCGACCTTCCGCGAACGCCTGGTGCGCGCCTTCGCCGCGCGGGGCCTGCAGGCCCGGGGCGCCGGCGATGCCGAGGAGGCGGTCGCGCTCGCCCTGGCGGAGAGCCCGGAGCTGGCGGTGGTGGATCTGCGCATGCCCGGCCGCTCGGGGCTCGAGCTGGTGAAGGAGCTGCGGGCGATCGACGAGGCGACGCAGGTGCTGGTGCTCACCGGCTACGGCAGCATCGCCACCGCGGTGGAGGCGATGCGCCTCGGCGCCTGCAACTACCTGCCGAAGCCCGCCGACGCCGACGAGATCCTCGCGGCCTTCGCCAGGGAGCCCGGCACCGCGGCGCCCGCTGCGGAGGTGGCCTCCCTCGCCCGCGCGGAGTGGGAGCACATCAACCGCGTGCTCGCCGACTGCGGCGGGAACATCTCGCAGGCTGCCCGCCTCCTCGGCCTCCACCGCCGCTCGCTGCAGCGCAAGCTCGCCAAATACCCCGTGCCACGCTGA
- a CDS encoding FixH family protein produces the protein MKKLLLCLPLLLAACGADSDEKTEPLTGALQIETHVDPDPPAVGQNTLHVQVSDAAGAPVSGAVVRVVPFMPAHNHGSSETPVVTDNGDGSYTATPVTLTMPGTWEVTITAKAGDADGRLVLTWDAQ, from the coding sequence ATGAAGAAACTCCTCCTCTGCCTCCCCCTCCTCCTCGCCGCCTGCGGCGCGGACTCCGACGAAAAGACCGAGCCTCTCACCGGCGCGCTCCAGATCGAGACCCACGTCGATCCCGATCCGCCGGCGGTGGGCCAGAACACGCTGCACGTCCAGGTGAGTGACGCCGCCGGCGCGCCCGTCTCCGGCGCGGTGGTGCGGGTGGTGCCCTTCATGCCCGCCCACAACCACGGCTCCAGCGAGACGCCGGTGGTGACCGACAACGGCGACGGCAGCTACACCGCCACGCCGGTGACCCTCACCATGCCCGGGACCTGGGAGGTCACCATCACCGCCAAGGCCGGTGACGCGGACGGCCGGCTCGTCCTCACCTGGGACGCGCAGTGA
- a CDS encoding redoxin domain-containing protein, protein MGSIRPLLLALLLGACATVPKADAADVDLRDLDGAPAALHTEAHEATVLVFWSTGCPCVARYRERVAALEAAWRERGVQVIAISSNVDDDPATLREFPAPVPLLIDEGGRLAQALGAHSTPTAVLLDREGAIRYRGWIDNERFPGEPGREPWLEEALDDLVAGREVRRAAAPTWGCAITRSLVEGLRCQPLDEPR, encoded by the coding sequence ATGGGATCTATTAGGCCGCTGCTCCTCGCACTCCTCCTCGGCGCCTGCGCCACCGTTCCGAAGGCGGACGCCGCCGACGTCGATCTGCGCGACCTCGACGGCGCGCCCGCCGCGCTGCACACCGAGGCCCACGAGGCCACGGTGCTCGTCTTCTGGTCCACGGGCTGCCCCTGCGTGGCGCGCTACCGGGAGCGGGTGGCGGCACTCGAAGCGGCGTGGCGGGAGCGCGGCGTGCAGGTGATCGCGATTTCGAGCAACGTGGACGACGACCCGGCGACCCTGCGGGAATTCCCCGCGCCGGTGCCCCTGCTCATCGACGAGGGCGGCAGGCTCGCCCAGGCGCTGGGCGCACACTCGACGCCGACCGCGGTGCTCCTCGATCGCGAGGGCGCGATCCGCTACCGCGGCTGGATCGACAACGAGCGCTTCCCCGGCGAACCCGGCCGCGAGCCCTGGCTCGAGGAGGCCCTCGACGATCTCGTCGCCGGACGCGAGGTGCGCCGCGCCGCTGCGCCGACCTGGGGCTGCGCGATCACCCGCTCCCTCGTCGAGGGCCTGCGCTGCCAGCCCCTCGACGAGCCCCGCTGA
- a CDS encoding SDR family oxidoreductase, with product MRIEGAVALVTGANRGLGRAFVEGMLAAGARKVYAAVREPDRIAIPGVEKVRLDVTRPDEVAAAAARCGDVTLLVNNAGILQPSALLAAGGLDAARAQLETNFFGTLAMCSAFAPVLGANGGGAVINVLSALTWFSLPTTGTYGASKAAAWALTNGIRNELRGQGTRVLALHSAFIDTDMAKSVAAPKSTPEDVVRQTLEALAAGSDEVLTDETTRLLKRGLNAEPPAYTRASLS from the coding sequence ATGCGGATCGAAGGGGCAGTCGCGCTGGTCACCGGCGCCAATCGTGGGTTGGGCAGGGCATTCGTCGAGGGGATGCTGGCAGCAGGCGCGCGCAAGGTCTACGCGGCGGTGCGGGAGCCGGATCGCATCGCGATCCCGGGCGTGGAGAAGGTGCGCCTCGACGTCACCAGGCCGGACGAGGTGGCGGCCGCAGCAGCCCGGTGCGGCGACGTGACCCTCCTCGTCAACAACGCGGGGATCCTCCAGCCGAGCGCGCTGCTCGCTGCAGGCGGCCTCGACGCAGCCCGCGCGCAGCTGGAGACCAACTTCTTCGGCACGCTGGCAATGTGCAGCGCCTTCGCGCCCGTGCTCGGCGCCAACGGCGGCGGCGCCGTGATCAACGTCCTCTCGGCGCTCACCTGGTTCTCGCTGCCGACCACGGGGACCTACGGCGCCTCGAAGGCGGCTGCGTGGGCGCTGACCAACGGCATCCGCAACGAGCTGCGCGGGCAGGGCACCCGCGTGCTCGCGCTCCACTCCGCCTTCATCGACACCGACATGGCGAAGTCGGTCGCGGCGCCAAAGTCGACGCCCGAGGACGTGGTCCGCCAGACGCTCGAGGCGCTCGCCGCCGGCAGCGACGAGGTCCTCACCGACGAGACCACGCGGCTGCTCAAGCGCGGCCTCAACGCCGAGCCGCCCGCCTACACGCGCGCGTCGCTCTCCTAG
- a CDS encoding DUF3999 family protein: MKLALLCTVLLAAFPARASTPDDFAWGFPLVLSAEGSAWQIELPPEVYAASVDPELGDIAAFDAAGKLVPLARWEPGLLPAVVEAVQLPLFPVHRAVDAPQIDLRLLVQRGADRSLQQVAIAQGTAQDGGFVDYLLDASHLERPIERLDLAWSGAGSARFAVEASDDLEHWRVVVASATVLQLEQADEKLQRRHIPLPPTAAPYLRLRTLDAATLAALRVGATLVPLAEKRPIRRSIDASLVAAEIRDGAGRYTYELPGSFDVERLELVPASDRALAQVNAQALLPDGYAQQRASFTLLRAEQDGTQVTRTAVAVGPGPRARRWLLESRPALDAPPRLTAVYEPDRFVVLLQGEGPWLLAAGSSTARRADAPIGAALTGLRDQLGEKWEPPFAALGERRELGGNAVLAAPVREVDWKSALLWAVLAIGAGAVAWIAVVLLRSSRAGA; the protein is encoded by the coding sequence ATGAAGCTCGCCCTCCTCTGCACCGTGCTCCTCGCAGCGTTTCCCGCCAGGGCCTCGACGCCGGACGATTTCGCCTGGGGTTTTCCCCTCGTGCTCTCCGCGGAGGGCAGCGCCTGGCAGATCGAGCTGCCGCCGGAGGTCTACGCCGCGTCGGTCGATCCGGAGCTCGGCGACATCGCCGCCTTCGACGCAGCCGGCAAGCTCGTGCCCCTCGCCCGCTGGGAGCCGGGGCTCCTGCCCGCGGTGGTCGAGGCGGTGCAGCTGCCGCTCTTCCCCGTGCACCGCGCCGTCGACGCTCCGCAGATCGATCTGCGCCTGCTCGTGCAGCGCGGCGCCGACCGCAGCCTGCAGCAAGTGGCGATCGCCCAGGGCACGGCGCAGGACGGCGGCTTCGTCGACTACCTCCTCGACGCGAGCCACCTCGAGCGGCCGATCGAGCGGCTCGACCTCGCCTGGTCGGGCGCGGGCAGCGCGCGCTTCGCCGTCGAGGCCAGCGACGATTTGGAGCATTGGCGCGTCGTCGTCGCGTCGGCCACGGTGCTGCAGCTCGAGCAGGCCGACGAGAAGCTGCAGCGCCGCCACATCCCGCTGCCGCCCACCGCGGCGCCCTACCTGCGGCTGCGCACCCTCGACGCCGCGACGCTCGCGGCGCTGCGCGTCGGCGCGACGCTGGTGCCGCTCGCCGAGAAGCGCCCGATCCGCCGCTCGATCGACGCCAGCCTCGTCGCCGCGGAGATCCGGGACGGCGCCGGGCGCTATACCTACGAGCTGCCCGGATCCTTCGACGTCGAGCGGCTCGAGCTGGTGCCCGCCTCCGATCGCGCCCTCGCGCAGGTGAACGCACAGGCGCTGCTGCCCGACGGTTATGCGCAGCAGCGCGCGAGCTTCACCCTGCTGCGCGCCGAGCAGGACGGCACGCAGGTCACGCGCACTGCGGTGGCGGTCGGCCCCGGACCGCGGGCACGGCGCTGGCTCCTCGAGTCCCGGCCTGCGCTCGATGCGCCGCCGCGGCTCACCGCCGTCTATGAGCCCGATCGCTTCGTGGTGCTGCTCCAGGGCGAGGGCCCGTGGCTCCTCGCAGCAGGGAGCAGCACCGCCCGCCGCGCCGACGCGCCGATCGGCGCCGCCCTCACCGGCCTGCGCGATCAGCTCGGCGAGAAGTGGGAGCCGCCCTTCGCCGCCCTCGGCGAGCGGCGGGAGCTCGGCGGCAACGCCGTGCTCGCAGCGCCGGTGCGGGAGGTCGACTGGAAGAGCGCGCTCCTGTGGGCCGTCCTCGCGATCGGCGCCGGCGCTGTCGCCTGGATCGCCGTCGTGCTGCTGCGCTCGAGCCGCGCCGGCGCCTAG
- a CDS encoding DUF2339 domain-containing protein, translating into MFWITALCAIAGLLLGLTLFDEGAGWIGLAFGLFAGWSIARQRQLAARITALEARSVAAELAAALAPPPAEAAPEVEPEAPVETVLLAPPPAPIAAAEGMEPPAPESATAALPLPTGPDLADRIRRWFTEGNVPVKVGMLVLFAGVGSLLKYASDEGWLHLPIELRLAGIAAAAIAALAFGFRERHERRTFALSLQGGAIGILALTVFAAFRLYDLLPAGPAFALLVLLVAGAGILAVAQDALSLGVLAVLAGFLAPILVSTGSGNHVALFGWYAILDAVIFAVAWKKAWRLLNLVGFLCTYAVASAWGVLSYESAKFASTEPFLVLFFALYLAIPILFASKRIERGDGLVDGTLVFGNPLAAFALQVLLLGDDLLALALSALVLAVTYVSLAVLLKRRDGLQTLADSFAVVAVCFATITVPLALDATATAGVFAVEGAALIWLGLRQDRLLPKLGGLALQLAGAVAWVIGLLDGAQATVPVANGVFLGGLLLVTGGLASARLLHAAGRRLLASLLFCWALFFWTITLGLEIDDFVGSRYRADAWLFCAGLTAWLAAEAHRRLRAPLLAFTTGLALWLAVPAIFVMELAHHSPLRGWGAPALAAFLAFGLRSLACVREAGRIAQAAAHLGFLWSVTIAASLSLRALAGSFGLGASWDHLLFVLPLLAAHAVALFRVSWLGSRAGEFRTALLAGQAAVLFLGFWLGLWQAGDASPLPYVPLLNPLDLAAILWLVLTAVWLGDREETRAHRLLLLALFGFALVTAATLRGVHHLGDVPWETALVMHSSAQTSLSVVWSIGGVIGWVAGSRRGNRSLWLAGALLMGLVLAKLAIVDRQHLGNLAGIVSFLAYGVLCTVVGYLAPVPPRREATAPVAPPRGSA; encoded by the coding sequence ATGTTCTGGATCACCGCCCTCTGCGCCATTGCCGGCCTGCTCCTGGGCCTGACGCTCTTCGACGAGGGCGCGGGCTGGATCGGCCTCGCCTTCGGCCTCTTCGCCGGCTGGTCGATCGCGCGGCAGCGGCAGCTCGCGGCGCGCATCACCGCCCTCGAGGCGCGGTCCGTCGCCGCCGAGCTGGCCGCTGCCCTGGCGCCGCCGCCAGCGGAGGCGGCGCCGGAGGTGGAGCCGGAGGCCCCGGTGGAAACGGTGCTCCTCGCCCCGCCGCCTGCGCCGATCGCCGCGGCGGAAGGGATGGAGCCACCGGCGCCGGAGAGCGCCACCGCCGCCCTCCCCCTCCCCACAGGCCCCGACCTCGCCGATCGGATCCGCCGCTGGTTCACCGAGGGGAACGTGCCGGTGAAGGTCGGCATGCTCGTGCTCTTCGCCGGCGTGGGCTCCCTGCTCAAATACGCCTCCGACGAAGGCTGGCTCCACCTCCCGATCGAGCTCCGCCTCGCCGGCATCGCCGCCGCCGCCATCGCCGCCCTCGCCTTCGGCTTCCGGGAGCGCCACGAGCGCCGCACCTTCGCGCTCTCGCTGCAGGGCGGCGCCATCGGCATCCTCGCCCTCACCGTCTTCGCCGCCTTCCGCCTCTACGATCTCCTCCCCGCGGGCCCCGCCTTCGCGCTCCTCGTCCTCCTCGTGGCAGGGGCCGGCATCCTCGCGGTGGCGCAGGACGCGCTCTCCCTGGGCGTGCTCGCGGTGCTCGCGGGTTTCCTCGCGCCGATCCTCGTCTCCACCGGCAGCGGCAACCACGTCGCGCTCTTCGGCTGGTACGCGATCCTCGACGCGGTGATCTTCGCCGTGGCATGGAAGAAGGCCTGGCGCCTCCTCAACCTCGTCGGCTTCCTCTGCACCTACGCCGTGGCCAGCGCCTGGGGCGTGCTCTCCTACGAGAGCGCGAAGTTCGCCAGCACCGAGCCCTTCCTCGTCCTCTTTTTCGCGCTCTACCTCGCCATCCCGATCCTCTTCGCCAGCAAGCGGATCGAGCGGGGCGACGGCCTCGTCGACGGCACCCTCGTCTTCGGCAACCCCCTCGCCGCCTTCGCGCTGCAGGTGCTGCTCCTCGGCGACGATCTGCTCGCCCTGGCGCTCTCCGCCCTCGTCCTCGCCGTCACCTACGTCTCCCTCGCGGTGCTGCTGAAGCGCCGCGACGGATTGCAGACCCTCGCCGACTCCTTCGCGGTGGTGGCGGTCTGCTTCGCCACCATCACCGTGCCGCTGGCCCTCGACGCCACCGCCACCGCCGGCGTCTTCGCGGTGGAGGGCGCGGCGCTCATCTGGCTGGGACTGCGGCAGGACCGGCTGCTGCCGAAGCTCGGCGGGCTGGCCCTGCAGCTCGCCGGCGCGGTGGCCTGGGTGATCGGCCTCCTCGACGGCGCCCAGGCCACCGTCCCCGTGGCCAACGGCGTCTTCCTCGGCGGTCTGCTCCTCGTCACCGGCGGCCTCGCCAGCGCGCGGCTCCTCCACGCAGCGGGAAGGCGGCTCCTCGCCTCGCTCCTCTTCTGCTGGGCGCTCTTCTTCTGGACGATCACCCTCGGCCTCGAGATCGACGACTTCGTCGGGAGCCGCTACCGCGCCGACGCGTGGCTCTTCTGCGCGGGCCTCACCGCGTGGCTCGCAGCAGAGGCGCACCGCCGCCTGCGCGCGCCGCTCCTCGCCTTCACCACCGGCCTCGCGCTCTGGCTCGCCGTGCCGGCGATCTTCGTCATGGAACTCGCCCACCACAGCCCCTTGCGCGGCTGGGGTGCGCCGGCGCTCGCAGCCTTCCTGGCCTTCGGCCTGCGCAGCCTCGCCTGCGTGCGGGAGGCGGGGCGGATCGCCCAGGCTGCCGCGCACCTCGGTTTCCTCTGGTCGGTCACGATCGCCGCCAGCCTCTCGCTCCGCGCCCTCGCCGGCAGCTTCGGCCTCGGCGCGAGCTGGGATCACCTGCTCTTCGTGCTCCCGCTCCTCGCCGCGCACGCGGTGGCGCTCTTCCGCGTCTCGTGGCTGGGCAGCCGCGCGGGCGAGTTCCGCACCGCGCTCCTCGCGGGACAGGCTGCCGTGCTCTTCCTCGGCTTCTGGCTGGGCCTCTGGCAGGCGGGCGACGCATCGCCGCTGCCGTACGTGCCGCTCCTCAACCCGCTCGATCTCGCCGCGATTCTCTGGCTCGTCCTCACCGCGGTCTGGCTCGGCGATCGGGAGGAGACGAGGGCCCACCGCCTGCTGCTCCTCGCCCTCTTCGGCTTCGCCCTCGTCACCGCTGCCACCCTGCGCGGCGTCCACCACCTCGGCGACGTGCCGTGGGAGACGGCGCTGGTGATGCATTCCTCCGCGCAGACCAGCCTCTCGGTGGTGTGGAGCATCGGCGGCGTGATCGGCTGGGTCGCCGGCTCGCGGCGGGGCAACCGATCGCTCTGGCTCGCCGGCGCGCTGCTCATGGGGCTCGTGCTGGCCAAGCTCGCCATCGTCGACCGGCAGCACCTCGGCAACCTCGCCGGCATCGTCTCCTTCCTCGCCTACGGCGTGCTCTGCACCGTCGTCGGCTACCTCGCCCCGGTGCCACCGCGGCGGGAGGCCACGGCGCCGGTGGCGCCGCCACGGGGATCCGCATGA
- a CDS encoding DUF1285 domain-containing protein yields MTDRLHTRVDSGIRLDPFGRFWHDEELVVNPAIARSWHKGLERAEDGRYLIRFGRDWAFVTVDDAPYTVKRLSAGRDGFRLLLSDESEETLDPRTLARSAEDVVYCRVKSDHRARFSRQAQADLMEFLQEDQPGRFVLVSGADRWPIGDDPGRPPPRPEEGAVPEDNLPRGLRR; encoded by the coding sequence GTGACGGATCGTCTTCATACCCGGGTCGACAGCGGCATCCGCCTCGACCCCTTCGGCCGGTTCTGGCACGACGAGGAGCTCGTCGTGAACCCGGCCATCGCTCGCTCGTGGCACAAGGGCCTCGAGCGGGCGGAAGACGGCCGTTACCTGATCCGCTTCGGACGGGACTGGGCCTTCGTCACGGTCGACGACGCCCCGTACACCGTGAAGCGGCTGTCTGCAGGCAGAGACGGCTTCCGCCTCCTCCTCTCCGACGAGAGCGAGGAGACGCTCGACCCACGCACGCTCGCCCGCTCCGCGGAAGACGTCGTCTATTGCCGGGTAAAGAGCGATCACCGCGCCCGCTTCTCGAGGCAGGCGCAGGCCGATCTGATGGAGTTCCTGCAAGAGGACCAGCCGGGAAGGTTCGTCCTCGTGAGCGGTGCCGATCGCTGGCCGATCGGCGACGACCCGGGAAGGCCGCCACCGCGTCCCGAAGAGGGCGCGGTACCAGAAGACAACCTGCCACGGGGGCTTCGCCGATGA
- a CDS encoding CinA family nicotinamide mononucleotide deamidase-related protein, with protein MHIELITTGDELVSGQIVDTNSPWLMDRLFAAGELVRRKLAIGDEFEDIVSALREAASRADLVIVSGGLGPTLDDMTVDAACKAFGHEPVVDEAQLARIAAIFTRIDRPLTPNNERQARVPAGAEVLGNDFGTATAFVLHERERQCELFFLPGVPRELKGLCEKHLFPRLKARAAAAGVHRCYRAVKCYGIPESHMDQAVRPLLERHPHVRYGTRTSFPENHVKLLAEGATPQEAQARCEALEVEVRKALGRAVYGGAEDTFAGATLQALRGRGWRVCFAESLTAGLAASLLADAPGASDVLLGSSVTYATGLKERWLGVPHELIEREGAVSEACARAMAEGALVASGADVAVSLTGYAGPEGGEEGRPAGTVFAAVAGGGLPTKVVERRMPFDRNQVRRGAAYMALELLRRRALGLERE; from the coding sequence ATGCACATCGAGCTGATCACCACCGGCGACGAGCTGGTCTCCGGGCAGATCGTCGACACCAACAGCCCCTGGCTCATGGACCGGCTCTTCGCCGCCGGCGAGCTGGTCCGGCGCAAGCTCGCCATCGGCGACGAGTTCGAGGACATCGTCTCCGCCCTGCGGGAGGCGGCCTCCCGCGCGGATCTGGTGATCGTCTCCGGCGGTCTCGGCCCCACCCTCGACGACATGACCGTCGACGCCGCCTGCAAGGCCTTCGGCCACGAGCCCGTGGTCGACGAGGCGCAGCTCGCACGGATCGCCGCGATCTTCACGCGGATCGACCGCCCCCTCACCCCCAACAACGAGCGGCAGGCCCGGGTCCCCGCTGGGGCCGAGGTGCTGGGCAACGACTTCGGCACCGCCACCGCCTTCGTGCTCCACGAGCGGGAGCGGCAGTGCGAGCTCTTTTTCCTTCCCGGCGTGCCGCGGGAGCTCAAAGGGCTCTGCGAGAAGCACCTCTTCCCCCGGCTGAAGGCCCGGGCCGCTGCTGCCGGGGTGCACCGCTGCTACCGGGCGGTGAAATGCTACGGCATCCCCGAGTCGCACATGGACCAGGCGGTGCGGCCGCTCCTCGAGCGCCACCCCCACGTGCGCTACGGCACCCGCACCAGCTTCCCCGAGAACCACGTGAAGCTCCTGGCGGAGGGCGCCACCCCGCAGGAGGCGCAGGCGCGCTGCGAGGCGCTGGAGGTGGAGGTCCGCAAGGCCCTGGGCCGCGCCGTCTACGGCGGCGCCGAGGACACCTTCGCCGGCGCCACGCTCCAGGCGCTGCGGGGCAGGGGCTGGAGGGTCTGCTTCGCCGAATCCCTCACCGCAGGCCTCGCCGCCTCGCTCCTCGCCGACGCCCCCGGCGCCAGCGACGTGCTCCTCGGCTCCTCGGTCACCTACGCCACCGGGCTCAAGGAGCGCTGGCTCGGGGTACCCCACGAGCTGATCGAGCGGGAAGGTGCGGTGAGCGAGGCCTGCGCCAGGGCGATGGCGGAGGGGGCGCTCGTCGCCAGCGGCGCGGACGTCGCCGTCTCGCTCACCGGCTACGCGGGACCGGAGGGCGGCGAGGAGGGCCGCCCCGCAGGGACCGTCTTCGCCGCCGTCGCCGGCGGCGGCCTGCCGACGAAGGTGGTGGAGCGGCGGATGCCGTTCGACCGCAACCAGGTGCGTAGGGGCGCCGCCTACATGGCCCTCGAGCTGCTCCGGCGCCGGGCCCTGGGGCTCGAGCGCGAATAG
- a CDS encoding phosphatidylglycerophosphatase A: protein MPAEATDPAASATSMPRQTRSWFDVFSLVWSSGLGSGYFPVASGTFGTLAALPFAFALSFLYEPWWLWALVFVAFTAITVQTAHRAGQIYGIVDAKYIVSDEFAGLFLTVAFLPFTWQTAVAGFFVFRFFDILKPWPASFFDRKVKNGFGVTVDDLAAAVYARIVMEGLYRIGWLTF from the coding sequence ATGCCCGCCGAGGCAACCGATCCTGCCGCGTCTGCGACGAGCATGCCGCGGCAGACGCGTTCCTGGTTCGACGTCTTCTCCCTGGTGTGGAGCTCGGGGCTCGGCTCCGGCTACTTCCCGGTGGCCTCCGGCACCTTCGGCACGCTGGCGGCGCTCCCCTTCGCCTTCGCGCTCTCCTTCCTTTACGAGCCCTGGTGGCTGTGGGCGCTGGTCTTCGTGGCCTTCACCGCGATCACCGTGCAGACCGCGCACCGGGCCGGGCAGATCTACGGGATCGTCGACGCCAAATACATCGTCTCCGACGAGTTCGCCGGGCTCTTCCTCACCGTCGCCTTCCTGCCCTTCACCTGGCAGACCGCGGTGGCCGGCTTCTTCGTCTTCCGCTTCTTCGACATCCTCAAGCCCTGGCCCGCCTCCTTCTTCGACCGGAAGGTCAAGAACGGCTTCGGCGTCACCGTCGACGACCTGGCCGCGGCGGTCTACGCGCGCATCGTGATGGAAGGGCTCTACCGGATCGGGTGGCTCACCTTCTGA
- the pssA gene encoding CDP-diacylglycerol--serine O-phosphatidyltransferase — MIGSRKWLYILPNLFTLTSIFCGFYAMSLATGDATPEKLYGAALAILFGMLCDGLDGRVARLTRTQSDFGMQLDSLADVITFGAAPALLVWKWALAPLGFWGLFIAFAFAGCGALRLARFNVLEMRGAKGSSSHFVGLPIPLAAGVIVSLVVAHYKTYGPGEVPAALPVAVLVILLGYLMVSSVRYRTFKRMRLSRRTAAMFAFFLTSGVALTLQYRASFTLVAFAALYVFVGLAEEIIFFRRRREERLAARAAATIGGRTAVVTDDDDDDEDDR, encoded by the coding sequence ATGATCGGTTCCCGGAAGTGGCTCTACATCCTGCCCAACCTCTTCACGCTGACGTCGATCTTCTGCGGCTTCTACGCGATGAGCCTGGCCACCGGCGATGCCACGCCCGAGAAGCTCTACGGCGCCGCCCTCGCGATCCTCTTCGGCATGCTCTGCGACGGCCTCGACGGCCGCGTCGCCAGGCTGACCAGGACCCAGAGCGATTTCGGCATGCAGCTCGATTCGCTCGCCGACGTGATCACCTTCGGCGCCGCTCCCGCCCTCCTCGTCTGGAAGTGGGCGCTGGCGCCGCTGGGCTTCTGGGGCCTCTTCATCGCTTTCGCGTTCGCCGGCTGCGGCGCCCTGCGCCTCGCCCGCTTCAACGTGCTCGAGATGCGCGGCGCCAAGGGCAGCTCGTCGCACTTCGTGGGCCTGCCCATCCCGCTGGCGGCCGGCGTGATCGTCTCGCTCGTGGTCGCCCACTACAAGACCTACGGCCCCGGCGAGGTCCCCGCAGCGCTGCCGGTGGCGGTGCTGGTGATCCTGCTCGGCTACCTGATGGTCTCGTCGGTGCGCTACCGCACCTTCAAGCGGATGCGGCTCTCCCGCCGCACCGCGGCGATGTTCGCATTCTTCCTCACCAGCGGTGTCGCCCTCACGCTACAGTACCGGGCGAGTTTCACGCTGGTCGCGTTCGCCGCTCTCTACGTCTTCGTCGGTCTGGCAGAGGAGATCATCTTCTTCCGCCGCCGCCGCGAGGAGCGCCTCGCCGCCCGCGCAGCTGCCACCATCGGCGGGCGAACCGCGGTGGTCACGGACGACGATGACGACGACGAGGACGACCGATAA
- a CDS encoding alpha/beta fold hydrolase, translating into MGISADDRGGGAALAWYLIAALVVLAVLALGFLTWAHAAFWQTFFAPQDVPDEIHNVKTADGWRIGLRRYRPRGDGPRYEEPVILCHGLGANHYNLDWDPPYGVAQALAEQGRDCFVISLRSHHGSSRPGPFNRLRWGFSFDDYLHYDVPAVIEHVLAVTGAPRVQWVGHSMGGILAYALGGTPLEQKLAGGVVAVGSPSSFAHQRYLVRLSRLGALLAGRTRVRKSWLQRLVAPFTGWFDPPFSELVIAPKSMEGRVIRRLQAWAFDDISAGVARQFADWVANDRFRSLDHAVDYTARVGALTVPVLLVGGSKDMMAPPACMRAAAERIRSEDKTLLLFGREHGSRVDYGHGDLLLGREAPNEVYPAIAAWLASRATPVARGAATATR; encoded by the coding sequence GTGGGCATATCTGCCGACGATCGAGGAGGAGGAGCCGCCCTGGCCTGGTATCTCATCGCAGCACTGGTGGTGCTCGCCGTGCTGGCGCTCGGCTTCCTGACCTGGGCGCACGCGGCGTTCTGGCAGACCTTCTTCGCGCCGCAGGACGTGCCGGACGAGATCCACAACGTGAAGACGGCGGACGGCTGGCGGATCGGCCTGCGCCGCTACCGGCCCCGGGGCGACGGGCCCCGCTACGAGGAGCCGGTGATCCTCTGCCACGGCCTCGGGGCGAACCACTACAACCTCGACTGGGATCCGCCCTACGGCGTCGCGCAGGCCCTCGCGGAGCAGGGGCGCGACTGCTTCGTGATCAGCCTGCGCAGCCACCACGGCTCGAGCAGGCCGGGCCCCTTCAACCGGCTGCGCTGGGGTTTCTCCTTCGACGACTACCTCCACTACGACGTGCCCGCGGTGATCGAGCACGTGCTGGCGGTCACCGGCGCGCCGCGGGTGCAGTGGGTGGGCCACTCGATGGGCGGCATCCTCGCCTATGCGCTCGGAGGCACGCCCCTGGAGCAGAAGCTCGCCGGCGGCGTCGTCGCCGTGGGCTCGCCCTCCTCCTTCGCCCACCAGCGCTACCTCGTGCGACTCTCCAGGCTGGGCGCGCTCCTCGCCGGTAGGACGCGGGTCCGCAAGAGCTGGCTGCAGCGCCTCGTGGCCCCCTTCACCGGCTGGTTCGATCCGCCCTTCTCCGAGCTGGTGATCGCGCCGAAGAGCATGGAGGGTCGGGTGATCCGGCGCCTGCAGGCCTGGGCCTTCGACGACATCAGCGCCGGGGTGGCGCGGCAATTCGCCGACTGGGTCGCGAACGATCGCTTCCGCTCCCTCGACCATGCGGTGGACTACACCGCACGGGTCGGGGCGCTCACGGTGCCGGTGCTCCTCGTCGGCGGCTCGAAGGACATGATGGCGCCGCCCGCCTGCATGCGGGCGGCTGCGGAGCGGATCCGCAGCGAGGACAAGACGCTCCTCCTCTTCGGCAGGGAGCACGGATCGCGGGTCGACTACGGCCACGGCGATCTGCTGCTGGGCCGCGAGGCGCCGAACGAGGTCTATCCCGCCATCGCGGCATGGCTCGCCTCGCGGGCGACGCCGGTGGCGCGGGGCGCCGCTACGGCAACGCGCTGA